From Spirochaetota bacterium:
ACGATAACGATGCCCGGCATTTCCGCCGGAAGGGCCGAAAGGATCTCGGCGATGACCTCCGTCCCGCCGGTCGACGCCCCGATGGCAATGATCTGCTCGGTGCGGATCTTCGCCGTCTTCACCGACTTTTTCGGAAGAATGACATCGACCGTGAATTTTTTGTCCGCGGGCATCTCGATCTTCTGTTCCGCGACGGGGGCGATGCGCCGCTTTATCTTCGATCCGGCCGCGGAAACGACCTTTTCGATGAGCTCGTCGGCGAAGGTTTCCCATGCCGCGGTGTCGTCGAGCTGGGGCTTGAGGATGAAATCCACCGCGCCGGCCTCCAGGGCCTTCATCGTTGCGCTCGCCCCCGCGTCGGTGAACGCGCTTACCATTATCACCGGCATGGGCTGTGCGATCATGAGTTTGGAAACGAAGGTGATGCCGTCCATGCGCGGCATCTCGATATCGAGCGTCAGCACATCGGGCCGGAGTTTCCTGATCTTGTCGACCGCGACAAAGGGATCGAGCGCGGTCCCGACGACTTCCATTTCGCGCGAACGGGAGAGCGCGTCGGAAAGCAGTTTTCTCGTCACCGCCGAATCGTCGACAATCAGCACCTTTATCCTGTTCATGCTTTCCCGGCTATTCCGCGCGCGAAATCGACTTCGACCTTCCCCACCTTCTGCATCACTTCCTTTCGGGTCGATTTTTTCAAATACACCTCTCCGGTTTTAACATCCATCAGTATTTTCCGGGTATATTTCCCTCCGACGTCTATCTCCTCTATCTGGATGTCCTCCATCTCCATCATCACCCTGGCCAGCCGTATGTTATCGGCGGGAATGGTTGTGGTGGCGATGACACCGTCGAGCACCTCTCCGCCGCCGAAAATCTTGGCGATCATCCGGTCCCTGTCCGCACCGGCCTTCTCAAGTGACCGAATGAGCCTGTTTATGGCGGTGATTCCATATTTGGCCCTGCCGTCCTTCGTTATATCGGTCCCGGAGATGCGTCCCGGCAGCATGAAGTGGTTCATGCCCGAAACTCCCCGCTCCGGGTCATGCAGGCACACCGCTATGCACGACCCCAGCAGCGTTCCGATTATTTCGTCGCCGTCCGATACGTAGAATTCGCCCGGATGTATTATCTTGATGGGCTTGCCGTACTTCTGACTGTTCCTGATATGCATATTCCCTTCCGCCGCGATTCCGTCCCGTTTATTACGCGACGGCCCGCTAATTCACTCGTCTTTGTCCATCGCCGGCCCTTACGGTGTGATGCCTCACCGCCTTTCCGGCGTCTTTCTGTAAATTGTGTTTCGCACGAA
This genomic window contains:
- a CDS encoding chemotaxis response regulator protein-glutamate methylesterase, with translation MNRIKVLIVDDSAVTRKLLSDALSRSREMEVVGTALDPFVAVDKIRKLRPDVLTLDIEMPRMDGITFVSKLMIAQPMPVIMVSAFTDAGASATMKALEAGAVDFILKPQLDDTAAWETFADELIEKVVSAAGSKIKRRIAPVAEQKIEMPADKKFTVDVILPKKSVKTAKIRTEQIIAIGASTGGTEVIAEILSALPAEMPGIVIVQHMPEKFTKAFADRVNGMSKLYVKEAEHGERLYRGMALVAPGDRHMLLRHDGSGYYVEINDGPPVNRHRPSVDVIFRSVAQITGPSALGVILTGMGADGAAGLLEMKEAGAETIAQDEASSVVFGMPREAIRLGAASMTKNIGSIIHYLSQFGQ
- a CDS encoding chemotaxis protein CheD; this translates as MHIRNSQKYGKPIKIIHPGEFYVSDGDEIIGTLLGSCIAVCLHDPERGVSGMNHFMLPGRISGTDITKDGRAKYGITAINRLIRSLEKAGADRDRMIAKIFGGGEVLDGVIATTTIPADNIRLARVMMEMEDIQIEEIDVGGKYTRKILMDVKTGEVYLKKSTRKEVMQKVGKVEVDFARGIAGKA